The following coding sequences are from one Microbacterium wangchenii window:
- a CDS encoding carbohydrate ABC transporter permease has product MTATETIVSGGARAAKRPKGRVEPIYYVFLLPTLVLFTLAITVPGIVGIFFSFTDSIGLGEWNFIGFTNYIALFSDPAILQSYLFTFGFSIATVIVVNVLAFLLAVGLTARIRFKTGLRTIFVIPMVISGIIIAYVFNFLFSNSVPAVGEATGLTWLQSSLLANPDLAWIAIVIVTAWQAIPGTLLIYIAGLLSVPGEVYEAADIDGAGKMQQMLRITIPLVAGYVVINVILSFKNFLNAYDVIVGLTNGGPGTATRSVAMSIIFGFNTGDYSYQMANATIFFLVAVIISLLQLSLTRGRKVF; this is encoded by the coding sequence ATGACCGCCACCGAAACGATCGTGAGCGGCGGTGCACGGGCGGCCAAACGCCCCAAGGGGCGCGTCGAGCCGATCTACTACGTCTTCCTGCTGCCGACCCTCGTCCTGTTCACCCTCGCGATCACGGTGCCGGGCATCGTGGGGATCTTCTTCAGCTTCACCGACTCGATCGGGCTGGGCGAGTGGAACTTCATCGGGTTCACGAACTACATCGCCCTCTTCAGCGACCCTGCCATCCTGCAGAGCTATCTGTTCACCTTCGGATTCTCGATCGCGACCGTGATCGTCGTGAACGTTCTCGCGTTCCTGCTCGCGGTGGGCCTGACCGCCCGCATCCGATTCAAGACCGGCCTGCGCACGATCTTCGTGATCCCCATGGTGATCTCGGGCATCATCATCGCCTACGTCTTCAACTTCCTCTTCTCCAACTCGGTGCCCGCCGTCGGGGAGGCCACCGGCCTCACGTGGCTGCAATCCAGCCTTCTGGCCAACCCCGACCTGGCGTGGATCGCGATCGTGATCGTGACGGCCTGGCAGGCCATCCCGGGAACGCTCCTCATCTACATCGCGGGGCTGCTGTCGGTGCCCGGCGAGGTGTACGAGGCCGCCGACATCGACGGGGCGGGCAAGATGCAGCAGATGCTGCGGATCACGATCCCGCTCGTGGCCGGCTACGTCGTGATCAACGTCATCCTGAGCTTCAAGAACTTCCTCAACGCCTACGACGTGATCGTGGGTCTGACCAATGGCGGGCCGGGCACGGCGACCCGCAGCGTCGCGATGAGCATCATCTTCGGCTTCAACACCGGCGACTATTCCTACCAGATGGCCAACGCCACGATCTTCTTCCTCGTGGCCGTGATCATCTCGCTCCTCCAACTCTCGCTCACGCGTGGAAGGAAGGTCTTCTGA
- a CDS encoding alpha/beta fold hydrolase, whose amino-acid sequence MSGASARPVVTRRVGTRPDASLAYDVRGSGIPLLALHGAYSARGEVRGFLEPVLEGLAVRRIYVDLPGHGDSRPSDGVDGAQGVFDLVDRLLQAEGIDGRFLLLGHSLGGLVARAMAARYSDRVAGLALLCPYLDGPQRPAQASVVRDDGVSGDLDPDARDAYEGYFVVRTAETLARFRAAVAPASGAVDDAVFERALDALDADAGVIEAPVLVACGRQDGWVGWERQQELGAVYPRATVVTVADAGHALPHERPALVAALLADWLAQAGA is encoded by the coding sequence ATGAGTGGAGCATCCGCGCGACCCGTCGTCACCCGCCGGGTCGGCACGCGTCCGGACGCGAGCCTGGCGTACGACGTCCGAGGCAGCGGCATCCCGCTGCTCGCCCTCCACGGTGCGTACTCGGCGCGCGGGGAGGTGCGCGGATTCCTCGAGCCGGTGCTCGAGGGGCTCGCCGTGCGGCGCATCTACGTCGACCTGCCCGGCCACGGCGACTCCCGCCCGTCGGATGGCGTCGACGGCGCGCAGGGCGTGTTCGACCTCGTCGACCGGCTGCTGCAGGCGGAGGGGATCGACGGCCGGTTCCTGCTCCTCGGCCACTCGCTCGGTGGGCTCGTCGCCCGCGCGATGGCAGCGAGATACTCAGACCGCGTCGCGGGTCTGGCGCTCCTGTGCCCGTACCTGGACGGACCCCAGCGCCCGGCGCAGGCGTCCGTCGTGCGCGACGACGGCGTGTCCGGCGACCTCGACCCCGACGCGCGCGACGCCTACGAGGGGTACTTCGTCGTGCGCACGGCCGAGACCCTCGCCCGGTTCCGCGCGGCGGTGGCCCCGGCATCCGGCGCGGTGGATGACGCGGTCTTCGAGCGGGCGCTGGACGCCCTCGACGCCGACGCCGGCGTGATCGAGGCTCCCGTGCTCGTCGCGTGCGGCCGCCAGGACGGGTGGGTGGGGTGGGAGCGGCAGCAGGAGCTGGGCGCGGTCTATCCGCGCGCGACAGTGGTCACCGTCGCCGATGCGGGCCACGCCCTCCCGCACGAGCGCCCCGCCCTTGTGGCCGCCCTCCTCGCCGACTGGCTCGCCCAGGCCGGCGCCTGA
- a CDS encoding carbohydrate ABC transporter permease, with translation MTTQPALAAETAEGELIAERGSAPAPPRSRGRTGQERTSWSWTIILILCTVTVLLPLYVTISMSLKTSAQAVDGNAFSLPAPFSFDGFVEAWNLTKFPVGAAVSLFVTAGTVVLTIVLAAFASYAIVRNWDRRLFRYSFYYLLAAMFIPFPVVALPQIQLTGRVGLDNPVGVVILATMFQLSFSVLLFTAFLRSIPIELEESARIDGASTWQTFWQLIFPLLAPMSATVGIFAFLYAWNDFMMPSLIISDPAMQTLPVRQNLFQNQFSNNYNVAFASYLMAMAPAIIAYLFTQRWVMEGVTQGAVKG, from the coding sequence ATGACCACGCAACCCGCCCTCGCCGCCGAGACCGCCGAAGGCGAGCTGATCGCCGAGCGCGGATCCGCCCCCGCCCCTCCCCGCTCCCGCGGACGTACAGGCCAGGAGCGCACCAGCTGGTCGTGGACGATCATCCTGATCCTGTGCACGGTGACCGTGCTGCTGCCCCTGTACGTGACGATCTCGATGTCGCTGAAGACGTCGGCGCAGGCGGTGGACGGCAACGCCTTCTCGCTTCCCGCTCCGTTCAGCTTCGACGGATTCGTCGAGGCGTGGAACCTGACGAAGTTCCCCGTCGGCGCCGCCGTCTCGCTGTTCGTCACGGCCGGCACCGTCGTCCTGACGATCGTCCTGGCGGCGTTCGCGTCCTACGCGATCGTGCGCAACTGGGACCGCCGGCTCTTCCGGTACTCGTTCTACTACCTGCTGGCGGCGATGTTCATCCCCTTTCCCGTCGTGGCGCTCCCGCAGATCCAGCTGACCGGCCGGGTCGGGCTCGACAACCCGGTGGGGGTCGTGATCCTCGCCACGATGTTCCAGCTCAGCTTCAGCGTGCTGCTGTTCACGGCGTTCCTGCGCTCGATCCCGATCGAACTGGAGGAGAGCGCACGCATCGACGGCGCGTCGACGTGGCAGACCTTCTGGCAGCTGATCTTCCCGCTGCTCGCGCCGATGAGCGCCACCGTCGGCATCTTCGCCTTCCTGTACGCATGGAACGACTTCATGATGCCCTCGCTCATCATCTCCGACCCCGCGATGCAGACGCTCCCCGTGCGCCAGAACCTCTTCCAGAACCAGTTCAGCAACAACTACAACGTCGCCTTCGCGTCATATCTGATGGCGATGGCGCCGGCGATCATCGCCTACCTGTTCACGCAGCGGTGGGTCATGGAGGGCGTCACGCAGGGCGCCGTGAAGGGATGA
- a CDS encoding ABC transporter substrate-binding protein codes for MASRSSTGTRALAFGGAVTLAAALLAGCSADGRETIRFTFSKREALDIMGELVSEYNASQDRVRVEMDTSGIDVVAASFVRGNPPDFMLANYNYEVARFVDRCALSDLSETDAAATIRDDLDVLMAQYGTCEGRTSALPYSVMASSVIYNTQIFDDNGIEVPQTWDELIAACEALTAAGVTPFYATFKDDWTVAQGWYDYTIGGSLDLVEFFNALADQGADVGGGSEVSFEEGFAEPLAQMAELATYTNDDAESRAYNDGNLAFGKGEAAMYLQGPWALAEIAKTAPDLELGTFPLPMTNDPADLKVRVNTDLAAMIPAESRHQEAARDFLEFLYQPENIQSYNESQLGFTPTEDAPPPSDPRVEGMAAYYDEGRFYQGPSVLVPRTIPVYAYAQSLALGADPAATLRTMDADWARLAFRSPIPSSETDAQAEETSR; via the coding sequence GTGGCTTCGAGATCCTCGACGGGGACGCGCGCGTTGGCCTTCGGCGGAGCAGTCACCCTGGCGGCGGCACTGCTGGCCGGATGCTCCGCCGACGGGCGCGAGACGATCCGGTTCACCTTCAGCAAGCGCGAGGCGCTCGACATCATGGGCGAGCTGGTCTCGGAGTACAACGCGTCGCAGGACCGGGTGCGCGTGGAGATGGACACCTCCGGGATCGACGTGGTCGCGGCCAGCTTCGTGCGCGGAAATCCGCCGGACTTCATGCTCGCGAACTACAACTACGAAGTCGCGCGGTTCGTGGACCGGTGCGCGCTGTCGGATCTGTCCGAGACGGATGCGGCGGCCACGATCCGCGACGACCTCGACGTGCTCATGGCGCAGTACGGCACGTGCGAAGGCCGCACAAGCGCGCTGCCCTACTCGGTGATGGCGTCATCGGTCATCTACAACACGCAGATCTTCGACGACAACGGCATCGAGGTGCCGCAGACGTGGGACGAGTTGATCGCGGCGTGCGAGGCGCTCACCGCCGCCGGTGTCACACCGTTCTACGCCACGTTCAAAGACGACTGGACCGTCGCACAGGGATGGTACGACTACACGATCGGCGGATCGCTGGACCTGGTGGAGTTCTTCAACGCGCTCGCCGACCAGGGCGCCGACGTGGGCGGCGGGTCGGAGGTGTCGTTCGAGGAGGGCTTCGCCGAACCGCTCGCGCAGATGGCCGAACTCGCGACGTATACGAACGACGACGCCGAGAGCCGCGCCTACAACGACGGGAATCTCGCGTTCGGCAAGGGCGAGGCGGCGATGTACCTGCAGGGGCCGTGGGCGCTCGCCGAGATCGCCAAGACCGCCCCCGACCTCGAGCTCGGCACCTTCCCGCTGCCGATGACCAACGACCCCGCCGACCTGAAAGTGCGCGTGAACACCGACCTCGCCGCCATGATCCCGGCGGAATCCCGTCACCAGGAGGCCGCGCGCGACTTCCTGGAGTTCCTCTACCAACCCGAGAACATCCAGTCATACAACGAGTCGCAACTGGGCTTCACCCCTACGGAGGACGCGCCGCCCCCGAGTGATCCACGCGTCGAGGGCATGGCCGCCTACTACGACGAGGGGCGCTTCTATCAGGGCCCCTCCGTACTGGTGCCCAGGACGATCCCCGTCTACGCCTACGCGCAGTCGCTCGCGCTGGGCGCCGATCCGGCCGCCACGCTCCGCACGATGGACGCGGACTGGGCGCGCCTCGCCTTCCGCTCGCCGATCCCCTCGAGCGAGACCGACGCCCAGGCAGAGGAGACCTCCCGATGA